A segment of the Armatimonadota bacterium genome:
GTGCCGGCGACCGGGTCGTCACCACTCCCTTCACCTTCGCCGCCACCAGCCACGCCGTCGTCCATGCCGGGGCCCAGCCTGTCTTCGCCGACGTAGACCCGCGGACCTACAACCTGGATCCGGCCGCGGTGGAGGCGGCGGTGGGGGAAAGAGGCGCTCGTGCCTTGATCGTCGTCCACCTCTTCGGGCTGCCCTGCGACATGGCAGCCATCGACCAGATCGTCCGCCGCCACCGCCTGCTGTTGATCGAGGACTGCGCTCAGGCGCACGGTGCCGCCTTCCAGGGGCGCAAGGTGGGGACTTTTGGCCACGCGGCGATCTTCAGCTTCTACCCCACGAAGAACATGACCACGGGTGAGGGCGGGATGGTCGTCACCCCAGACCCGGAGGTGGCCCGTCGGGCGCGGCTGCTGGTGGACCCGCGCTTCGGCGGGGAGTACGTCTACGATGTCATCGGCTACAACTTTCGCATGACCGACGTGGCCGCGGCCATGGGACTGCCGCAGCTGCGCCGCCTGGACGGACACAACGCCATACGGCGCAGACACGCCCGTCTCCTCACCGAGGCCCTGCAGGACCTGGAGTGGCTGCAGGTGCCCCTGGAACCCCCGGGCGCGTACCACGTGTACACCCAGTACACGGTGCGGGTACGGCAGCGGGAGGCGTTCATGGCCCACCTGGAGGCGGAGGGGATCGGGCACAAGATTTTCTATCCTCTGCTCATCCCCCACACGCCGGCCTACCGGCGGCTGGGCTTCGACGGGACCTTCCCCGTCGCGGAGACCCTGACCAGGGAGGTGCTCTCCCTCCCGGTCCACCCCGCGCTGTCGGCGGATGATCTGCAGCGGATCATCGACGCCGCCCGGCGCTTCCGCCCCCGATGAGCCGCGTGCGCCTGGCCGTGGTGGGCCTGGGGCAGTGGGGGCGACACCACGTACGCATCCTGGCCCGACTCCCCGGCGTGGACCTGGTGGGTGTGGTGGACCGGGACCGCCGCGAGGCCCTGCACCTGGCCCAGCGGTTCGAGACGCGACCCTACGCGGACTACCGGGAGCTGCTGGGCAGGGTGCAGGCGGTCTCCATCGCCGTGCCCACGGCGCTGCACTATCAGATGGCGCGGGACTTCCTGGATGCGGGCGCGCACGTCCTGGTGGAGAAGCCGATGACGGTAACCGCGGAGGAGGCGGCGCACCTGGTGGAACTGGCGGCCCGGCGGGAGCGCCTGCTGCTGGTGGGGCACATCGAGCGCTTTAAGCCGGCGGTGCAGCGCCTCTTCCGCCTGGTGCGCGAGCCGCTGGCCATCGAGGCACGGCGGATGCGGCCCTACGACCCGGGGCGGACCATGGACGTGGGTGTGGTCATGGACCTGATGATCCACGACGTAGACATCGTCCAGTCCCTGGTGCCCGGCCGCTTCGAGGAACTGCAGGCCATCGGCGTCTGCGTGCGCAATTCCCACGAGGACCTGGCGGTGGCGCGGTTGCGCAGCAGCAGCGGCTGCCTGATCACCCTGACGGCCAGCCGGGTGGCGGCGCGGAAGACGGCGGAGCTGGAAGTCACCATGTCCGACGGCAGCGTGCACTTGGACTTGCTGCGGCAGATAATCACCGTTCACCACTTCAGCGGCGAAGTGCAGCGGGTGACCGTGCAGGGGGAGGAGCCGCTGGAGCTGGAGCTGCGCCACTTCGTGGAATGCGTGCGCGGCCAGGCTCGCCCCCTGGTCGGCGGGGAGGACGGGCTGCGCTCGCTGCAGGTGGCCGAGGCGCGGATGGTGCAGATCCGGCCGCCGGTGCACGTCTAGGGTGCCTGCCTCCTGGGAGACGCTGCAGGTCCACAGCACCGCTCGCGTTGACCTGGTGGACATCACCGCGCGGGTGGTCGCGCTCCTGCCCGCCGGGGCGGAGGGCGCGCTTGTGCTCTTTACCCCCCACACTACCGCAGCACTTCTACTGAACGAGCACGAGCCGGGCCTCCTGCAGGACCTGCGGGCCTGGCTGGAGCGCCTGGCACCGACGGCGGAGCCCTACGCCCACAACCGGGTGGACGACAACGCCGACGCCCACCTGCGCGCCGTGGCGCTGGGGCCTTCCCTGGTCCTGCCGGTGGCGCAGGGGCGGCTGGCGCTGGGCCGGTGGCAGCGCATCTTCCTGGTGGAGCTGGACGGGCCCCGGACGCGGCAGGTGCGGCTGCGACTGATCACTTGAGAGCGCCTCTGGGAAATCTCGGGTGGCACCACCCCGGGCGGGCTAGGGGCGGACGACGACGCAGGCGGTGACGCTGGCCACTCCGTCAATCTTCTTCAACGCTTCGGTGAGCGCGGGGAAGCCCCGGGTACCCTCCATCTGGGCGATGGCGATGATGTCCACCTCGCCCATGGTCACCACCGCCTCCGTGATCCCCGGCACCCGGCGCACCGCCCGGGCGACTTCCGCGGGGGTCCTGTGCCCCAGCGTGATCAGGAAGTAGGCGGTTTCCAGCACATCCTCATGCTATAGTAAAGCAGTGATTCCGGGGAAGGTTCCCCCCGCGCTGCTCCGCCGTCTCGTCTATCCGCACCTGACCCACCGGCCGGATGTCCTGGTCGCCGCCGGCATCGGGCAGGACAGCGCCGTCCTGGACTTCGGGGCCCACGTCTGCGTCGCCACCTGCGACCCCATCACCGGCGCGGTGCGGCACCTGGGGCGTCTGGCGGTCCACGTGGCCTGCAACGACGTGGCCGCCACCGGCGCCGAGCCTGTGGCCCTGCTGCTCACCCTCCTCTTGCCGCCGGGGGTCCGGGAGGAGGATCTGGAGACGATCATGCGCGAGGCCGGGCACGCCGCCGCGGCCATGGGCGTGGCCATCGCAGGCGGGCACACCGAGGTTACGCCCCGGGTGACCGAGACCGTCGCCGTCGTTACCGCCATCGGTCGTGCGCCGCGCGGCGCTTACGTGCACGCCGGGGGGGCGCGACCAGGCGACGCCCTCCTGCTGACCAAGGCGGCTGGCATCGAGGGGACGGCCATTCTGGCCACGGACCTGGCAGAGCGGCTGGACGGGCCGGTCCCCCGTCAGGTCCTGGAGCGGGCGCGGCGTTTCATCGACGAGGTGAGCGTGCTCCCCGAGGGGCGGGTGGCGGTGCGTGCAGGGGCCACCGCCATGCACGACGTCACCGAGGGCGGGGTGCTCACCGCGGCCTGGGAGCTGGCCGAGGCGTCCGGCCTGGGGGTGACGGTGCGGGCAGACGCCGTGCCCGTGCGCCCTGAGACCGCCGCCATCTGCGCGGCGCTGGGGGCGGATCCCCTGCTGCTCATCGGCAGCGGGGCGCTGCTGGTGACCACGAGTGATCCGGAAGCGACACTGGCAGCGCTGCGCGGTGCCGGCATCCCCGCGGCGCACATCGGCACCATGCTGGCGGGGGAGCGGGTGGTGCAGCAGGGGGGTCGGCTGCAGGCGCTGGCGCCGGCTCCCCGAGACGAGTTGTGGCGCATCCTGGAGGAGTACGCCGCGCGCTGAGGTGGTGCGCCTGCGCCCCGCCTGCTATTATCAGGGCTGAAACTGCACAGGCACGGCTGGGGGAGCTCGGTTGAGCCGGGCTGAGAGTGCAGTCGGTACCGGCGGGTACGCTGCTGCAGACCCCTTGAACCCGATCCAGGTAATTCTGGCGTGGGGAAGCGGAAGAGGAAGCCGCCAGGCCCGGTCGGGTCGGCGGCTCGACCATTTTTGCCGCCTCCGCCAGCACGTGGGGAAGGAGGGAAGATGTGATGTCCCGGGAGCGGTTGCGACGGCTCACGGAGACGGCGATCGCGGTGGCCCTCGTGGCCGTGCTCAGCAACATCCGTGTCTACAAGCTGCCCCAGGGTGGCTCGGTGACAGCGGCCAGCCTGGTCCCCATCTTCTACATCGCCCTGCGCTGGGGCGCCCCCTGGGGTATGCTGGCCGGCGCACTGGCCGGTGTGGTCAACTACATCCTTGAGCCGTTCTTCGTCCACCCCGTCCAGGTGCTGCTCGACTACCCTGCGGCCTTCGGCGCCCTGGGCCTGGCCGGGTTCCTGGCGCGCTGGCCGGCAGCTGGCATCGTCGCTGGCGGGGCGGGCCGCTGGCTGGCCCACTTCGTCTCGGGCGTGGTCTTCTTCGCCTCCTACGCGCCGCCGGGGCAGAGCCCGTGGGTCTACTCGGCGATCTACAACGGCAGCTACATGCTGCCGGAGGTGGTCATCAGCATCGTGGTCACCCTGGTGCTTTTGCGCAGTCTGCAGCGGGTGCAGCCGGCGACGCGGTGAGGGCGCTTATCATCACCCAGTGCCCGGCCCGCGGGCACCGGGCCCTGCGGCGGCTGGCGGCGGCGGCGGATCTGGTGCTGGCCGCAGACGGTGGTGCGCGGGTCGCCCGCCTGGCCGGGGTCGTGCCTCATGAGATCGTCGGCGATCTGGACTCGCTGGATGCGGCTACCAGGCGGTGGGCGAGACAGCGCCGCATCCGGCGTCGCGTCTTCCCCCGGGCCAAGGAGGCCACGGACGCCGAGCTGGCCTTGCGGCAGGCGCGGCGGCGGGGGGCGCGTCTGGTGTGGCTCTTCGGCGCGGTGTCCGGACGGCTGGACCAGACCCTGGCCAACGTACTCCTGCTTTTCGCCGCCCGGCGGCTGCAGGTGGTCGCCCGGCTGACTGACGGCCGGGCGGTGGCCTGTCTGGTGGATGGCGTGGTGGAAGTGCAGGGACGGCAGGGGGACGCCGTCTCCCTGCTGCCCCTCTCGCCGGTGGTGCGGGGGATCACCACGGTGGGGTTGCGCTATCGCCTGCGGCGCGGCGTGCTGCACCGCGGCTCCACCCGAGGCCTGAGCAATGAGATGACCGCCTCCGCCGCTGCGGTGCGCCTCACCGCAGGGGACCTGCTGCTGGTGCACACGCCGCGGTAGCCGTTGGGTCCGGCAGGATTTTCGCATCAACCGCTAATGCGGCGGCTCCGGCCGTCGCCTCGGCTGGTGGTAGAATACGAGCATGCCCGACCACCTCGTCCGCGCCATCGCCGCCGGAGGCAACGTGCTGGGATTTGCCGCGGTGACCACCCACACCGTGGAGGAGGCCCGCCGCCGACACCAGACCGCTCCCACCGCCACCGCGGCGTTGGGACGGACCCTCGCCGCCACCGTGATGCTGGGGGCGGGGCTGAAGGCCGAGCAGCGCCTTACCGTGCGCGTGCTGGGCGATGGGCCGCTGGGCGGCATCATCTCCGAGGGCAACGGCCGCGGAGAGGTGCGCGGCTACGTGCAGAACCCCCGGGTGGACCTGCCCCTGACCCCGCGGCGGAAGCTCAACGTGGGCGCGGCGGTGGGACGGGGGACCCTGCATGTGACCAAAGACGTAGGGTTGCGCTATCCCTATCACGGCAGCGTCCCCCTCGTCTCCGGAGAGATCGGCGAGGATGTGGCCCACTACCTGGTGGTCTCAGAGCAGGTTCCCGCGGTGGTGGCTCTGGGCGTGCTAGTGGCACCAGACCAGCGCGTGGAGGCCGCCGGCGGCTTCATCATCCAGGTTCTGCCCGGTGCCCCCGCCCAGATCCCCCGCTACCTGGAGGAGCGAATGAGCCACCTGCCCGGTGTGACCCAGCTGGTGCGCCGCAGTGGCAGCGCGGCGGAGCTACTCTCTGAGGCGCTGGGCGATCTGGACTCCCGGGTGCTGGAGGAGGTCCCGGTGGCCTTCCGCTGCGGGTGCTCGCGGCAGCGGGTGGAAGGGGTGCTGGTGGCCCTGGGGCGCGATGAGGTGAGCCGGCTGGTCGAAGAGGAGGGCCAGGCCGAAGTGATCTGCCGCTTCTGCGGCGATCGTTACGTGCTGGGCGCTGCGGACGTGGAGCGGTTGTTCACCCCGCGCGCCTGACCCGACCGGACTTGAGGCAGGAGGTGCAGACAACCACTCGCCGCAGCCGTCCGCCGACCACTCCTCGGACGCGCTGCAGGTTCGCCCGGTAGACCCGCTTGGTCCGCCGGTGGGAAAAGCTTACGGAGAAACCCGTTGTCGTGCCCTTGCCGCAGATCTCGCACTGCCGCCCCATGGTATGCCTCTGTGTCGCAGTTGGTCCCCGGCCCCAAAACGCTCACATCCTACCACGCGCCCCGTTGGGGACGCAACGGCATAACCCGCACAGCCCGCCGCTGCGCACCGCTTCCCCCGCTGCCCTTCGGATCGTTTCTTAGAGAGGAAAGGTGCAGCCAGCGGAGAAGACCATGGCCGGCTTGAGCGGTCACGCATCCACCTCTATTTCGCCAGTATCGCCACCTACCGTCGCGTCTCCCCTGCGCGCGCCGGTGCAGTACCTCAAAGGAGTCGGTCCGGCCAGGGCCGCAGCGCTGGCCCGCCTGGGCATCAACACCGTGGGCGACCTGCTGTTGCACCTGCCGCGACGGCACGAGGATCGCAGCCGGCTCACCCCCCTGCGGGACCTGGTGCATGGTAGCGAGACCACGGTGCAGGCCACCGTGGCCGCAGTGAGCCAGTTCCGGCCGCGCCACGGGCTGGTGGTAGTGAAGGCCGCACTGGTGGACGACAGCGGTATCGCCTACGCTGTCTGGTTCAACCAGCCCTACCTGAAGCAGCAGCTGCGCCGGGGCATGCGCGGCCTGTTCTTCGGTCGGGTGGAGCGGCGCGCGGGGGAGATCACCTTGCAGTCCCCGGAGTTCGAGCCCCTGGACGGGGATATGGAGGAGACCTGGCACACCGGCCGCTTGGTCCCCATCTACCCGGCCACGGAGGGACTCTCCCAGCGCGTGCTGCGTACTCTGGTGCGTACCGCCCTCACCCTGCACGCCGCAGAGGCGGAAGAGATCCTCCCCCAGGAGCTGCGGGCGGCCCGTGGGTTTCCGCCGCTGCCGCAGGCCCTGTGGGCTCTGCACTTCCCCGAGACGGTAGAGGCGCAGCAGGCAGCGCGGCGGCGGCTGGCCTTCGAGGAGCTGCTGGTGCTGCAGCTGGGGCTGGCTTTGCGCCGCCGGCAGACGGCGCGGCTGGCCCGGCCGTTTCAGTACGCGCCGGGGACCCTGGTGGACCGTTTCATCGCCGGACTGCCTTTCCCCCTGACGGCGGCCCAGCAGCGGGCCATTGCCCAAATCAGCGCCGAGATGCGAGGACCGCACCCCCTCAACCGCCTCCTCCAGGGGGATGTGGGGTCGGGGAAGACCGTCGTCGCGGTGGCGGCCATGCTCCTGTGCGTACAGGGGGGGTGCCAGGCTGCGCTGATGGCCCCCACGGAGATCCTGGCGGAGCAGCACTACCTGACCGTGCGGCGGCTGGTGGGAGACCTGGGCGTCCGCGTGGTGCTGCTCACCGGCGGCCGCGGCGCCGCGGAGCGGGAGCGGGTGCGCCAGGCGGTGCGCGGCGGCACCGCGGACCTGGTGGTGGGCACGCACGCCCTGATCGAGGACGAGGTGACCTTTGCCCGGCTGGGGCTGGTGGTGGTGGACGAGCAGCACAAGTTCGGGGTGCTGCAGCGGGCGAGGTTGCGGCGCAAGGGATTCGCCCCCGACGTGCTGGTGATGACGGCAACGCCCATACCCCGTACCCTGGCGCTGACCCTGTACGGCGACCTGGACGTGACCGTCCTGGACGAGCTGCCGCCAGGCCGGCGGCCCGTGGCCACCTACTGGCGCCAGGCGGCGGCGCGACCCAAGGTCTACGCCTTCGTGCGCCAGCAGGTCGCGGAGGGCCGCCAGGCCTATGTGGTCTGTCCCCTGATCGAGGACTCAGAGAAGCTGCAGGCCAGGGCCGCGGCGCAGCTGGCGGAGGAGCTGCAGCGGGAGTTCTTCCCGGGGTTGACCGTGGGGCTGCTCCACGGCCGTATGCCCGCGGAGGAGAAGGACCGGGTGATGGACGCCATGCGCCGGGGGAGGATCCAGGTGCTGGTGGCCACCGCGGTGATCGAGGTGGGCATCGACATCCCCAATGCTTCCGTTATGGTCGTCGAGGACGCGGACCGCTTCGGTCTGGCGCAGTTGCACCAGCTGCGGGGGCGGGTGGGGCGAGGGGCGCACCGCTCTTACTGCATCCTCATCGCCTCGCCCTCGACAGAGGAGGGGCGGCGGCGCATGGAGGTGATGGTGGCCACGACCGACGGCTTCCGCATCGCCGAGGAGGACCTGCGGCTACGCGGACCCGGTGAGCTGCTGGGTACCCGGCAGCACGGGCTGCCGGACCTGCGGGTGGCCGACCTGCAGGCGGACCTCCCCCTCATGGAGGAAGCGCGGGAGGTGGCGGCGGAGATTGTGCGGCGGGATCCAGGGTTGCGGGCTTCCGAGCACACCGGCCTGCGGGCGGCGGTGCGGGAGCGCTTTGCCGACGCCAGCCTCCTCCTGGTGAGCTGAGGTGGGCCGGGTCGGTCGCCGGGAGAGCGTGCGCCCGACGGCGCAGCGCGTGCGGGAGGCCCTCTTCCAGAGCCTGGGGGCGCTGCTGCCCGAGGCGGCGGTGCTGGACCTGTACGCGGGTACCGGGGCTCTGGGACTTGAGGCGCTGGCCCGCGGCGCGCGGCGCGTCGTCTTTGTGGAACGCGACCCCCGCCTGGCCGCCCGGATCCGCGAGCACGTGCGGCGGGAGGGATGGACGGCGCGGGCTCAGGTGTGGCGGGCGGCGGTGCGGACGGCTCTGCGTGCCCTGGAGGCGGCCGGGGAGCGGTTCGACCTGGTCCTGCTGGACCCCCCCTACGGTCGGGGGTTGCTGCAGGAGACCCTGGATGCGCTGGCCGGCGGAGCTCTGCTCACTCCGGGGGCGCGGGTCGTCGCTGAGGGGCACTGGCGTGACGAGCCGCATCCTCCCCCCGGCCTGACCTGCGTACGCACCGCCCGCTACGGGGAGACCCGGGTCTGGGAGTACGCCGCGCGGGGCCCGCGCGGCGAGGAGGAGGCCCAGCGGTGACGACAGCGCTGTATCCGGGCAGCTTCGACCCCGCGCACAACGGGCATCTGGACGTGATCCAGCGGGCGGCTGCCATTTTTGACCGTGTGGTGGTGGGCGTGGCCAGAAAGACACAAAAGAACGGGCTCTTCGCGGTTGCCGAGCGTGTAGCCATCCTGCGGGAGGCGACCGCCGGCTTGCGGGGGGTGGAGGTGCGCCCCTACGGGGGGCTGACCGTCGCCTTCGCCCGCCGGGTGGGCGCGGATCTCATCGTCAAGGGGCTGAGGGGGGTTGAGGACTTCGAGCACGAGCTGCGCCAGGCGGTGATGAACCGGCGCCTGGGGGGTCTGGACACCACCTTCTTCATGCCCTCGCCTCCTTACGCGCAGATCAGCTCCACGCTGATCCGCCAGGTGGTCCGCCTGGGCGGGGATGTCTCCGCCTTCGTGCCTGCGGCCGTGGCCCGGCGCCTCCCGCCGCATCGTGGCGTCCGTGGACGGGCGCGCGCCGCGTCGCGCCCCGGGAGGAGCTAGTGGAGTCGGTGCTATCGCTGCTGGACCGCATCGAGACCGTGATCACCCGGGGAGCGCCGGTGCCCCTCTCCGACCGGCGCGTGGTAGACGCGCAGGAAGTGCTGGGGCTGCTGCGCATGATCCGGGCCCAGCTCCCCGCAGAGCTGCACCGGGCGCAGCGCCTGAACGAGGAGGCCGAGGCGCTGCACCGGCGAGCCACAGACGAGGCCCGCCGCATCCTGGTGGAAGCGGAGGCGCACGCCCGCCGTCTGGTGGAGGAGGGGCCGGTGATGGCGGAGGCGCAGCGGCGCCGGGCCCAGATACTGGCTGAGGCGGAGGCGGAAGCGGGGCGCATCCGGCGGGGGGCGGAGGAGTACGCGGCGCGCGTCCTGGCCGACCTGGAGGCGCAGGTGACACGCATCCTAGGTGCCATCCAGCGTGGCCGGAGTCTCCTGGAGCCACCCGAGTGCTAGAGCGGCGCCGTTCCTTGTGGCGGCAGCGGCGGGGTGGCTATAATCTAGGGAGTTTGCCGGGAGCAGGGCCGTGATTGTGCAACTGGACACCATCTGCCGGGAAGAGCCGAGCACGATGCTGGCCTTCACCGAGATGGTCGAAAGCGGGGCGGAGGTGGCCTTCCCCGGGCCGGTGCAGGGGGAGATTCGCTTCACCCGGGAGGGGGAGACCGTCTGGGTGGATGGGGCCGTGGAGACCGAGGTGACGCTTGTCTGCAGCCGCTGCCTGCGTCCCTTCCCCTACCGCCTGAGGGGGACCTTCCGCGAGGGGTTCCGCCAGGGGGCAGGGGATTCAGGACGTCTGCGGGAGGGTGCGGAGCTGATTCTGGATCTGGCCGGGCCGGAGCTGGATATTACCGAGGTGGTGCGGCAGCACCTTTTGATGGCACTGCCGATGGCGCCGCTGTGCCAGCCGGAGTGCCGGGGTCTTTGTCCCGTCTGCGGTGCGGACCGTAACGAGGTGGCCTGCGCCTGCGCCCCGGGGGAGGGCGACCCGCGGCTGGCCGGGCTGCGCGACTTCCGGCCAGCCTCCGGCTGAAGCCGATCTCGCAGCGGCAAGAACTAAGGAGGGAAGGATGTGGGGATTCAGAAGCGACGCCATTCCCGAGCACGGGTCACACGCAGCCGCCGCCAGTGGCGGATCCCTGCGATCTCGCTCGTGGCCTGTCCGCAGTGTCACCAGCTCACGCTGCCCCACCGGGTCTGCCCCGCGTGCGGGTACTACGCCGGCCGGTCGGTGCTGCAGCGGGAGGCAGAGAAGAAGTAGTCCGGTGCCCAGAACAGGCGGGCGGAGGGCCGCAAGGGCGTGACCGTGCGCATAGCCGTCGACGGCATGGGCGGCGACTACGCCCCCGAGGAGGTGGTGGCGGGGGCGGTACAGGCGGCGTCCTCGCTGGGGGTGGAGATCGTGCTGGCGGGGCCCGTCTCCCGGCTTGCACCCTTGCTGCGCAGGGGAGGCGCGCGCCGTCTTCCCATCGAGGTCGTCGATGCCCCCGAGGTCATCGAGATGCACGAGCCGCCGGCTGCGGCCGTGCGGCGCAAGCGCCGCTCCTCCATCCACCTGGCCCTGCAACAGGTGCGGGAGGGACGGGCGGCGGCGGCGGTGAGCGCCGGCAATACGGGGGCGGTCATGGGGGCCGCGCTGCTGGTGCTGGGACGTATCCCCGCTGTGGAGCGGCCGGCCATCGGCGCCATCCTGCCCACCCTGCACAAGACCCCGGCCATCCTGCTGGACGTGGGGGCGAATGTGGATTGCAAGCCCAGGCACCTGCTGCAGTTCGGGGTGATGGGGCACGTCTACGCGCACCGGGTACTGGGGATTCCCGCGCCCCGGGTGGCTCTACTCAGCAACGGCGAGGAGGCCAACAAGGGCAACGAGGTGACCATCCGCGCCGCCGACCTGCTGCGGGCCTCCGGCCTGAACTTCATCGGCAACGTCGAGGGGCGCGACTTCTTCACCGGGCTGGCCGACGTGGTGGTCTGCGACGGGTTTGTCGGCAACATCGTCCTGAAGTTCGGCGAGGGGCTGGCCCTGGCGCTGCGCCAGGTCCTCCGCGACGAGCTGGGACGTGCAGCCGGCAAGCTGCTGCTGCCGCTCTACCTGGCCCCGCTGAAGTGGCGGGGGATGACCCTGTGGCGGCGCCTGGACTACCGGGAGTACGGCGGGGCGCCGCTGCTGGGGGTGGGCGGCATCGTCATCGTGGCCCACGGGCGCTCCAACGCCTGGGCGATCCGCAACGCCATCCGGGTGGCGGCGGAGGCGGCCGCCCGACAGCTCGTAGAGCCTATCGCTGAGAAGATGGCGGAGGTGGAGGGACGGATGGGGCCGGTCCCAGCCACGCTGGGGCCGCGGCCGGTGCCGCCCCCCGGCGGGGCGGAGAGATGAAGGCCGTGCGCGGGTCCACCATCGTGGGCCTGGGACGGGCCATTCCGGACAGGGTGCTGAGCAATGCCGACCTGGAGCGGATGGTGGACACCACCGATGAGTGGATCATCACCCGTACGGGCATCCGGGAGCGGCGCATCGCCTCCGACGAGGTAGCCACCTCCGACCTGGCCTACGAGGCCGCGGTAGAGGCCCTGGAGGACGCCAGGGTAGAGGCGGCGGACCTGGACCTGATCATCGTGGGCACTGCCACCCCGGACATGCTCTTCCCGGCCACGGCCTGCCTGCTGCAGGACCGCCTGGGCGCCAGGCACGCTGGCGCCTTTGACGCCTCCGCGGCCTGCACCTCCTGGGTCTACGGCTGCGCCATGGCGCACGGCTACATTGCCGCGGGGATGGCGGAGACAGTCCTGGTGGTGGGTGCGGAGACCCTCTCCCGAATCACCAACTGGAAGGACCGCTCCACCTGCGTCCTCTTCGGGGACTCCGCGGCGGCGGTGGTGCTGCGGCCGGCCGAGCCGGGACAGGGCTTCCTCTCGTTCATGCTGGGGGCGGACGGCTCCGGGGGGCCGCTGCTGAACATGCCGGCGGGAGGCTCGCGCCTGCCCGCCAGCTTCGAGACGGTGGAGCGGGGGCAGCACTACATCCACATGAACGGGCGCGAGGTGTACAAGTTCGCCGTGCGCTGCATTCCTCGCGCCATCCAGGCGGCGGCGGAGCGGGCCGGCCTCGCCCTGGACGACGTCACCTGCTTCATCCCGCACCAGGCCAATATCCGCATCATCGACGCGGCGGCGGAGCGCCTGGGGCAGCCGCGGGAGAAGTTCTTCGTCAACGTGGAGCGGTACGGCAACACCTCCTCGGCGTCGGTGCCGGTGGCCCTCTACGAGGCCTTCATGGCAGGGCGGATCAGCCCCGGGGACCTGCTGGTCCTGGTGGCCTTCGGCGGCGGCCTGACGTGGGGTGCCGCCGCCCTGCGCTGGACGAAGCCTCTGCGCGCGGCAGGCGGGAGGAGCGGAACGGCCGCCTCCGGGGCGGGGGGAGGGAGTGTGCCATGATCGCCTTCGTCTACCCCGGCCAGGGCGCGCAGTACGTGGGCATGGGAGAATCCATCGCCGCGCGCTACCCCGCGGCGGCGGCCCTCTTCGCCCGGGCCAGTGCCGTCCTGGGGTTCGACCTGCTGGCACTGTGCACCCGGGGCCCGGAGGCGCGGCTGCGGGCCACCGAGAATACCCAGCCGGCCGTCCTGGTGACCGCTCTGGCCTGCGCCGCAGCCCTGGAGATCCACGGCGTACGCCCTGGCGCCGTGGCCGGCCTGAGTCTGGGGGAGTACGCGGCGCTGGTCAGCGCCGGGGTGCTGGAGTTCGAGGACGCGGTGTGGCTGGTGCGGCAGCGCGGCCTTTTCATGCAGGAGGCGGCTGCCGGACGGGAGACGGCCATGGCCGCGCTGATCGGCGTGGAGGCGGAGCAGGTGGAGCGGCTCTGCGCCGCGCATCGCCACCTGGGGGTGGTGGAGCCGGCCAACTACAACGGTGCCGGGCAAATCGTCATCGGCGGGGACGCGGCCGCGGTGCGGGCCGCGGCGGAGGCGGCGCGAGCGGCAGGGGCCCGCCGTGCGGTGCTGCTGGCTGTCTCCGCGCCGTTTCACACCAGCCTGATGGCTCCTGCGGCGGAGCGGCTGGCGGAGGCGCTGGAGCGTGTGCGGCTGGCGGACGCCGCCCTGCCTGTGGTCTCCAACGTGACGGCGGAACCGGTGCGCCGGGCCGAAGAGATCCGCCGCCTGCTGGTGCGCCAGGTGGTCTCCCCGGTGCGCTGGGAGGAGTCGGTGCGGCGTCTGGCCGCCATGGGCGCCTCCGCCTTCGTCG
Coding sequences within it:
- the fabD gene encoding ACP S-malonyltransferase is translated as MIAFVYPGQGAQYVGMGESIAARYPAAAALFARASAVLGFDLLALCTRGPEARLRATENTQPAVLVTALACAAALEIHGVRPGAVAGLSLGEYAALVSAGVLEFEDAVWLVRQRGLFMQEAAAGRETAMAALIGVEAEQVERLCAAHRHLGVVEPANYNGAGQIVIGGDAAAVRAAAEAARAAGARRAVLLAVSAPFHTSLMAPAAERLAEALERVRLADAALPVVSNVTAEPVRRAEEIRRLLVRQVVSPVRWEESVRRLAAMGASAFVEAGPGTTLSGLIRKTVPAAVLHIEDVPSLERSLQGLGAGVNP